The stretch of DNA GATGCCCAAGAGCAGGCTGGCATGCGAGATCTGCGGTAAAACCTTTAGAACCCACAGTGAACTCGACCGGCACCTTGAACAAATACATGGGCACCCAGAGAAAACACATGTGCAGCGAAGGCACCCAGAAGAATAAAGCGAAATAGTGCTCCGGCCGGGATTCGGACCCGGGTCGCCGACTCGAAAGGCCGGCATACTTGGCCGGACTATACTACCGGAGCGCACAATAGTCGGGAAGCACATGCAGAATAGAATTTCCCATGAATAAACCTTACCCTTCCAGAAGCCCTCTTTTAGCTGTCAGGTTTCTTGCGGGGGCTTTTTTTGGATGAGGATGGTTTTGGAGTAAAAAGGAAGCCAGTGATTTGCTCGATGAGTTTGGATTGGCTCTGGATGGTTTTTTCGAGTTCACAAACCCTTTTTTCGAGGTCGTTAGAGATGATTTTGCCTTCGATGCGGTTGGCGCTGCGGAACATCAGCAGCATCTTGAAGACTTCGCCCACGGCTTTTTCCTGCTCCTCCACCGACGCCGGCTTGGTGCCCGCGATGATGGAGAGCATCTCGACGTAGTGCTCTTTGATTTTTAGTTCCGCGTTAACTGAGGGGTCCTTGGGGAAAGCGATGTTAAGCGGGGTCTGCTTGGCAAGTTCAGCGGCGGTTGGGAAACGGATGATGATGTCGCCCCGAATCCACGAGGACACAAACTCGGTGACGTATCGACGGATGTCCTGCCTGGAAAACAGCTGAGTCTGCTCCGGCGGCGTTTCCTCTTTACGTTTGATTCTGACACTGATTATTTTCTTGTCATCCGAGCCTACAGGTGGTAGATTTGACACTTCGCTCCCTTCCACACTAAGAGTGCACTTATTATTCTCCTTATCAAGCTCTAGTATTTAAGAAAAAGCGTCTGGGAAGCTAAAAAGAGATTTTTGCCGCAGAAGGAATCTTGCCTAAAATCTTCGCGGTGGCCTTCTCCACTTTGGCGCGGTCAGAGGCGTTGGTGTAGACCCGCAGAATATTCATGAAGCCCTTGAGGGTTTCGAAGATTTTGGAGCTTTCGCTGAGCCGCTGCAGCTTCTTCTCGCCTGCCTGCCGCGTGAAGGCTGGGATCTCCATCGACTCCATCAAAACGGCATGGTGATAGGGCACCGAGGGAACCGTGGGCACATCGATTATGACCGATGAGAGTTCGACGCCTGCTTCCCGTGCGATTTCGGCTCGCACCTGGTTACGGTAGGATTCGCGGCCAAAGAGGTTAGAGATCATCGCGTCCTTCTCGTAGAAGGTCCGCTCGTAGGCGCATTTGAGCATGCGGCGGTTCTCGAGGTTGCTGATGACTTCGTTGGAGGCTTTGCATTTCTTAAGCGCCGCCCAAACCGTGTAGTCATCCAGCTGCATATACTCCTCGGGCGTGTTAAACGCGGTTAAGCCGAGTTCGCTGTTGGCTTTATCCATGGCGTCGGCAAGCATAATTTGGGCTGCGCGTCCGACTCGGTGGAAGTAGATGCTTTTGAAGGATTCGATGCGGGCAATCATGAACGCCTCAAGCGCCGAGAGGGCGCCGAGTTCAACGGCGAGGTTCTCGCCCAAAACATCGAGGGCGTGGATGAGGCGGTACACGTCGATGAAGCCGTATTCGGCGCCGGTGTGGTAGGTATCGCGGACGATGAAGTCCTGCTTGTCCACGTCGACGGCGCTGCTGATGATTTGATCCAGAAACGCGCGGTCCTTCCGATGCAGCTTGCCCACCGCTAGCCCCGCCACTTCCTTTGGGTTGTAGCCGAGTTTCTCAAGTTTGTCGGCTAGCAGGCTGTTCTCGATTATCCATGCCGTGAGGTCCTCGTGGGTTTTGTCAAGGTCCTTGATGAGGAGATGCTCAAAAACGTGGCTGAAGGGTCCGTGTCCGCAGTCATGGAGCAACGCGGAGAGGCGGCACATGTTTACTTCTTCGTCGCAGACCACCCGCGAGATGTTAGGGTTCTCTAGCACCTGCCCCGCCAGGTACATGACGCCCAGGCTATGCTCGAAGCGGGTGTGGTTGGCACCGGGGTACACGTATTCGCTGCCCGCTAGCTGCCGCAGTCGCCGAAGCCGCTGCATGGGGTAGGTGTCGATGATTTGTTTCTCCTCATCCGTTATGTAGACGTAGCCGTGGACGGGGTCTTTGATTTCTCCCCAGTAAGCTTTAGGCACAAGTGGTCGCCTCAATGACAGGTTATATTTATGTATCTCCAATTAATGTGTAACGCATGCAGGCAGGGTTGACTGGATTGGTTAAGAAGGGCGTTTTCCTGGTTATTGAGGGATTGGATGGAAGCGGCAAAACCACCCAAGCCACGCTATTGGCGGAGAAACTGATTGAGAAATATGCGGTGTGGTTAACGGCGGAGCCCAGCCGCGGCAAAATCGGCACCTTCATACGTGACTGCTGCCTCTACGAGCAAACCCGCTTGCCCACCGAAGCTGAGGCTCTGCTTTTCGCGGCTGACCGCATCGAACACATGTACAGCGAAATCAAACCCGCCCTCGACGCGGGCAAACTGGTCATATGCGACCGCTACGTCTACTCCACACTCGCCTACCAAGGCAGCGCGGGACTTAGCCTTGACTGGATAAAAACCACCAACGCCCGAGCGCTCCAACCGGACTTCTCAATATTCATCGATGTGCCGCCCCAGCGGGTGATAGAGCGGCTGCAACGCAAAAAATCCGTCATGGAAACCCTTGAGACACAGCAGAAAGTCCGCGAAGTCTACCTCAAATACGTGGAGAAAGGCGAGCTTATCCGAATCGATGGCGACCGCGAGAAGACGGCTGTGGCAGATGAACTCTACAGGCGGGTTTGTGAGTTGCTGACGCCCCTTGCGGGGTACCTTTGCCCCGTTAAACACTGATTTTAATGGACTGGGGCTTGGTTGAGGCTGATATGCATGTACCCCTCTATGGTCTGTTCATAGAGTTTCTAATAGGCGGCAAATAGAGCATGCAAGAATTAAAAAAATTTAGAAGAGGGGGAAGGGTTAGTCTTCTCGCCACTTAAACAGCTTCACGGCCAACACGAAGATAACCGCTGTTATAACCGCGATAACCGCAAGGTCCACAACTGCGCCCAGGTAGTTCTGGTACACCATGACGTTGTTTAGGCCCTCCACGATGTAGTAGAGCGGCAGTATATGCGCGAAGGCCTGCAGGTACTCGGGCATAAACGCGATTGGGAAGAAGGTGCCTGACAGGAACATCATGGGGAAAGTCACGATGTTGCCGATGACGCCTGCGGTCTCGGGGTTCTTGGTTACTGTTCCAACCAGCATTCCAAGGGAAGCAAACAGCATGGGGCCAAGGATAAGGAAGGGTATAAGCCAAGCTGTCAAAGTGATGTTGGCGCCGAACACAAAGATGCCTACAGCCGCCATAAGCAGAAACGCCATCGAAGACAAAACGATGTACCACATGATCTTTGCAGTTAACCACTCGATTTTGGTCAGCGGCGTTAAAGAGAGCTGCTTGAAGAGCTTGTTCTTCTTGTAGTTGGAGGATATCTCAACCAGCGAAAACATGGGATTCACCAGTATGGCAAAGCCGATTAAGCCGGGCACAAGGAAGTCAATGTAGTTTTCCTGCGAACCCACATTCTTTTGATTTACAGAAATTATTGCGCTGCCATTGTATGCTTGGATGTTGAATTCATTGTTTATGGCGCCAACTACTCCCAGCACTGTGCCGCCGGTGCTTCCGGAGGGGTTGGTGTAGACGGTGACGTTCACGGGTTGATGCGTAATGTAGGCTTCGGAGAATTCCTCGGGGATAATCATCCCGTTTTCAATGGAATTTTTAGACATGTACTCCGTGAAGTTCTCGGAATTATCAACCGTGACTACCTTGAGGGTTCCAGTGGAGTTTATGGCTTTCAGATACGTCGTTGAAAAATTCATAAACTGAGTCGGAGCCACCTCTAAGCCGCTGTCTTTATTCTGCACGTAAACCGTGATTGATCCGCCGCTGCCTTCCGAAAAGATGGCGCCAAAGATCAAAATCAGAATAACCGGAAAGATTAATCCGAAGAATAACCCGAATTTGTTTCTTAGGTATCCTCGGCTGAAAACTTTGAAGTCTGATACGATTCTTCTTCCACTAACCATTCTAGAACAACCCCTTCTTCTTTGCTTTCTGTTCCACAGCAACATCGCCCTGCTCGCCGGCTGGTTCACTGACCAGCTTTACGAATACATCATCGAGGCTATCTTGGCGCGTCTGGATTTGTCCCCAATCCAGCCCTGACTGCTCAGCAGCCGCCAACGCCGCAAGGGCATCGATTTTCTTTTTTAGCGGTATTACGATTTCTCCTTTGGTTTTGTCATAGTCTACCTGCAGCTCCGTGTTTGCTTTGATGTAGGCAGCGAGTTTTTCGTTTCCTTTGATTTCGAGGCGTTCACCTGAACCGTGTTTCTGGATGATTTCGCCTGTAGTGCCCATGGCAACGATACGTCCGTGATCCATGATGGCGACGCGGTCGCTGAGCTGCTGTGCCTCGTCAAGGTAATGAGTGGTTAAGATGATGGTTTTGCCCTTTGCTTTGAGGTTCCTTATGACATCCCAGATGGCGCGGCGCGCGTTGGGGTCTAAACCCGTGGTGGGTTCATCTAAAAAGAGCAACTCCGGGGAATTCACAAGCGAGAGCGCCAACCCTGTTTTGCGTTTCTGTCCACCTGAGAGGTCCTCAAAGAAGGTCTTTTTTGATTCTTCAAGCAACACATCTTTTAGGATTTCGTCGGGGTCCACTTTGACGTTGAAGAGGTCCGCATAGTAGAGTATGGCTTCTCTAGGCGTGGTTTTCTCAAGGAAAGTGAATTCCTGGGGGATGACGCCTATTTGCTTGTGCAATTGGTAGCCTTTTCTCCAGGGGTCAAGGCCAAGGACTTTTACGTCTCCGCCGTCGCGTTCACGCAGCCCCTCCATGATTTCGATGGTGGTGGTTTTGCCTGCGCCGTTGGGGCCTAAAAGCCCAAAGACTTCTCCCTGCTTTACGTTAAAGGAGATGCCGTCTACGGCTTTTAGGCTGCCATAGTTTTTGCGAAGCGCGGATACTTCAATGGGTAACATGATGATTCCTCAATTTATTTTTGGAAGGCAGTTCCAGTTTAGGTATTGAAGGTAGAGATATAACTTTCGGCTATAGACGCAATAACTGGTTGCTTGAGTCTATATCCCTGGGTTACAGGTTTGCTTCTCTTAGCATTCTGCGTTTGGAATCTTTGTTGGCTTCAGCCACCAAAAACTCAACCAAATCCTCCGGAGAAAGATAGCGGGGACCCCGCTCATGCGCCACCTGAACCTCCAAGCTGCCCTTCCCAAAAACCAGCCTTAGCATGTAGTAATCAAACTTCAACGGCGCCCGCGCCTCCCCGCAGCCCCGGTAGTAGCGTATGGCACAGAAACAATCCAGCTCGCCCACACGCGTCTTATCTAGAACCTGCAGTGCCATCTCCACTTCTGATTGGTCAATAAAGGTAAAGTTGCCTCCGTCAGCGAGCCCGAACTCAAAAATCACCCAGCCCTCGGGCACCGTGGGTACAGAAACCTCCTCGAAACGGAATTCCCGCTTGTTCACCTCGCCTAAAACTGTGATGAGGCGCTGCTGAAGCTGCCTGGTGGAGGCGGTTGAGAGGTAATTTTGGATAAAGTGGATGTTGGGGGGGAAATTGCTGTAGATGCCCAGCGTCAAGGCCGATTTAAGCCTTCATCTTCTTGATTTTCTCGACGCTGTTTAGCAGTTCGCTGAGGGCAACGGTGAGCTTTTGGAGTTCGTCGATGTCGTCGGTTTTCTCGATTTTCTCCTGCAGCTGAGCTATCTTGCCGTTTAAGGTGGCCTCCAGCTTAGTGTAGGCGCCGCTGGGCTGCGCTGCGGGCTTTGGAGGCTCATCTCCCTCTTTGACGATTATGACTTTTTTTTCGTCTTTGCCGCACCAGAGTGAGCCATCTTGGAGGCGGAACAGCGGCGAGTTGCAGGCAGGGCAGGAAAGGTCGGTTAAAGTGGCTCCCTGCCGCAGAAGCTCAGCCATACGCTTGATTGAGGTGCTCTCTTTGTCTTGTTGCATTTTGAAACCCCAAACGTAAATACGTATAAATACATATATAACTTGATTACTGCCAACATGGAGTAAAAGGGGAAGAATCTATGGTGCGAAAAAAGAAATCAGAGGAGTATGAAGCAAAGATCAATCAAGCCCTCACAGTGCTTGGCGAGGTTTCAGAGGACAGCACGACACCGCGCAACATCCGCCGCAGCGCCAAAGACGCCATGAACGCCCTGCAGGGCACCGAGTACACGCCTGCCGTGAAGGCCTCAAACGCCGTTGCGTTGCTGGATGAGATTCTGCAGGACCCCAACATGCCGCCCTACACAAGGGTGAAGCTCTGGAACGTTATGAGCTTCATAGAAGCCATAAAAGATTAGCCAGCCTCCGCACTTCCTTATTTTATCGTTGTTTTTCGATTTTGGTTCAAGCAACTCATAAATAGCATGCTGGGGCTAGCTAGGATATGTTATACCAAAAGATTCTTGTTCCAATCGACGGTTCCGCATGCTGCCGCGGAGCACTAAGCGAAGCAGTCAAGATCTCCAAGGTCACAGGCGACGTAATCACTCTTCTCCATGCCTACGATTCAGAGGCGCCCAACGTAATGTCCTCCAACGAGGCTTTCCGTGAATCACTGCTAGAGGACGGCAGAAAGGTGGTGGCTGAAGCCAAAAAAATCGCTGAAGCCGAGGGCATCAAAGTCGAGGCGTTGCTGGTTTCAGGCGACGCAGCGGGTCAGATAGTTAAAACAGCTAAGGAAGGCAGCTTTGAATTGATTGTTATCGGCGCGCGGGGACGCAGCAAACTGTCGGGGCTCATTTTAGGCAGCGTAAGCCAAGATGTGATAAAGAGAGCCCACTGCCCCGTGCTGGTCACCAAGTAGTAATCCTTTATTCCTCATTTGTTTTACCTTAACAATATCTATCTGCTTGCTAAAATAATTCTGATTTTAAAAATAAAAAAAGAAAGAGATTGTTTTGTTTATGGGCGTTTTCTTAGCAGCAATAGTGCCATTAAGGCAAAGCCGATTATGATTGCAACGATTATTCCAGCGATTGCGGGGAGGAAGTAGGTTTCTGAAAGCAGTGCAGGTGGCGCTGTTGGTTGAGTTGTTGGTTCAGCGGCTGCGTCGACTACGAAGGCTGTCTGCGCGCATGATGGATAGTACGAGTTTGTTCCTGCGAAGCTAGCGATAACGGTGTATTTTCCGGGGATGTCAGGTTTCCATTCAAGGTTGTAGGCGCCGGTGGCATCGCTGATTGCAGTGCCAACGTTGCGGTAGTTGCCGTTTGCATCTAAGACATCGATTGTGACTGGAACACCAACTGTGCTCATGGGTAGCTCGAATTGCTTATAGACATGCAGCATCCATTCGCTTTGGCTTTCGTCAGAGACTGCGGGAACGCCATTGGGGAAACGCATGGTTATAGCAAGGTCTTTGGTGCCGGGGGATACGTCCATTACGGTGCCGCTAATCATCAAGGATGAACCAGATGGAACACCCATGTTTGGTGCAGTGACGGTAAGAGCGCTTGGGCCTTTACCAACAGCGTAAACGCGCTGGTCATAAGTATCCATAGTCACCATTATGCTGTCACCGATGATGC from Candidatus Bathyarchaeota archaeon encodes:
- a CDS encoding HD domain-containing protein, translated to MPKAYWGEIKDPVHGYVYITDEEKQIIDTYPMQRLRRLRQLAGSEYVYPGANHTRFEHSLGVMYLAGQVLENPNISRVVCDEEVNMCRLSALLHDCGHGPFSHVFEHLLIKDLDKTHEDLTAWIIENSLLADKLEKLGYNPKEVAGLAVGKLHRKDRAFLDQIISSAVDVDKQDFIVRDTYHTGAEYGFIDVYRLIHALDVLGENLAVELGALSALEAFMIARIESFKSIYFHRVGRAAQIMLADAMDKANSELGLTAFNTPEEYMQLDDYTVWAALKKCKASNEVISNLENRRMLKCAYERTFYEKDAMISNLFGRESYRNQVRAEIAREAGVELSSVIIDVPTVPSVPYHHAVLMESMEIPAFTRQAGEKKLQRLSESSKIFETLKGFMNILRVYTNASDRAKVEKATAKILGKIPSAAKISF
- the tmk gene encoding dTMP kinase, with protein sequence MQAGLTGLVKKGVFLVIEGLDGSGKTTQATLLAEKLIEKYAVWLTAEPSRGKIGTFIRDCCLYEQTRLPTEAEALLFAADRIEHMYSEIKPALDAGKLVICDRYVYSTLAYQGSAGLSLDWIKTTNARALQPDFSIFIDVPPQRVIERLQRKKSVMETLETQQKVREVYLKYVEKGELIRIDGDREKTAVADELYRRVCELLTPLAGYLCPVKH
- a CDS encoding ABC transporter permease; protein product: MVSGRRIVSDFKVFSRGYLRNKFGLFFGLIFPVILILIFGAIFSEGSGGSITVYVQNKDSGLEVAPTQFMNFSTTYLKAINSTGTLKVVTVDNSENFTEYMSKNSIENGMIIPEEFSEAYITHQPVNVTVYTNPSGSTGGTVLGVVGAINNEFNIQAYNGSAIISVNQKNVGSQENYIDFLVPGLIGFAILVNPMFSLVEISSNYKKNKLFKQLSLTPLTKIEWLTAKIMWYIVLSSMAFLLMAAVGIFVFGANITLTAWLIPFLILGPMLFASLGMLVGTVTKNPETAGVIGNIVTFPMMFLSGTFFPIAFMPEYLQAFAHILPLYYIVEGLNNVMVYQNYLGAVVDLAVIAVITAVIFVLAVKLFKWRED
- a CDS encoding ABC transporter ATP-binding protein, which produces MLPIEVSALRKNYGSLKAVDGISFNVKQGEVFGLLGPNGAGKTTTIEIMEGLRERDGGDVKVLGLDPWRKGYQLHKQIGVIPQEFTFLEKTTPREAILYYADLFNVKVDPDEILKDVLLEESKKTFFEDLSGGQKRKTGLALSLVNSPELLFLDEPTTGLDPNARRAIWDVIRNLKAKGKTIILTTHYLDEAQQLSDRVAIMDHGRIVAMGTTGEIIQKHGSGERLEIKGNEKLAAYIKANTELQVDYDKTKGEIVIPLKKKIDALAALAAAEQSGLDWGQIQTRQDSLDDVFVKLVSEPAGEQGDVAVEQKAKKKGLF
- a CDS encoding UPF0147 family protein; translated protein: MVRKKKSEEYEAKINQALTVLGEVSEDSTTPRNIRRSAKDAMNALQGTEYTPAVKASNAVALLDEILQDPNMPPYTRVKLWNVMSFIEAIKD
- a CDS encoding universal stress protein, coding for MLYQKILVPIDGSACCRGALSEAVKISKVTGDVITLLHAYDSEAPNVMSSNEAFRESLLEDGRKVVAEAKKIAEAEGIKVEALLVSGDAAGQIVKTAKEGSFELIVIGARGRSKLSGLILGSVSQDVIKRAHCPVLVTK